From one Amycolatopsis sp. FDAARGOS 1241 genomic stretch:
- a CDS encoding DUF2207 domain-containing protein, whose protein sequence is MLIAPALGVTATATAHPDGSVTVVERVTTTAPATHRIALRVPVTDDENRVYTVRDARVTGAGHLTEDAGGITAGYTGDATLTYTVDGAVAGGGQVRWPVTGGWDQDLTTLTARLSAPGIPTSPISTPPISASPISTVDCYAGAAGSARHCTFSELGAGGVATVEQDGLRRGDRVDLVVQVPPGALAENARFVRVSPVTDFLTGPGIPLVALAVLLAGAAATWLRRRRETRQRVLARA, encoded by the coding sequence GTGCTGATCGCCCCGGCCCTCGGCGTGACCGCCACCGCCACCGCCCACCCCGACGGGTCCGTCACGGTCGTCGAACGCGTCACGACCACGGCCCCGGCCACGCACCGGATCGCGCTGCGCGTGCCCGTCACCGACGACGAAAACCGGGTGTACACCGTCCGCGACGCCCGCGTCACCGGCGCCGGCCACCTCACCGAGGACGCCGGCGGCATCACCGCCGGCTACACCGGCGACGCCACCCTGACGTACACAGTGGACGGTGCCGTCGCCGGCGGCGGCCAGGTCCGCTGGCCCGTCACCGGCGGCTGGGACCAGGACCTCACCACGCTCACCGCCCGGCTGAGCGCGCCGGGCATCCCCACGTCTCCGATCTCCACGCCTCCAATATCCGCTTCTCCAATATCCACAGTGGACTGTTACGCCGGCGCCGCCGGTTCGGCCCGCCACTGCACGTTCTCCGAACTCGGCGCCGGCGGCGTGGCCACCGTCGAACAGGACGGCCTCCGCCGCGGCGACCGCGTCGACCTCGTGGTGCAGGTCCCGCCGGGCGCGCTGGCCGAGAACGCCCGGTTCGTCCGGGTCTCGCCGGTCACCGATTTCCTCACGGGACCCGGGATCCCGCTCGTCGCACTGGCCGTGCTACTGGCCGGCGCCGCGGCCACCTGGCTGCGGCGCCGCCGCGAAACCCGGCAGCGGGTGCTGGCCCGTGCTTAG
- a CDS encoding pitrilysin family protein, translating into MADPELHRFTIDNGLRVVLAPDPTAPVVGVSVHYDVGFRSEPEGLTGFAHLFEHLMFQGSESLEKLAHFRHVQSSGGTFNGSTHPDYTDYFEVLPSAALERALFLEADRMRAPKLTAENLANQIEVVKEEIRLNVRNRPYGGFPWILLPPVLYSTFANAHDGYGAFEDLEGATLDDCAAFFDTYYSPANAVLTVAGDFVVENAKALIQKHFGDVPHRPAPNRPSFAEPVPTTELHGEHEDAHAPLPALAVGYRMPDPINDLDGYLAYLVLAGVLTDGDGSRLQQRLVHREPLVVDIGAGAGLFGPFEARDPDTFTITAIHPPDVARERVLAALDEELEKLASTPPDEQELKKVTARWAASLHSEHDRLVSRTLAFGAFELLYGDASLVHRLADRMSAVTGEAVSAAAKALRPDARAVLVVKPANSEGMDEQ; encoded by the coding sequence ATGGCCGATCCCGAGCTTCACCGTTTCACGATTGACAACGGTCTGCGCGTGGTGCTCGCCCCGGACCCGACCGCGCCGGTTGTCGGGGTCAGCGTGCACTACGACGTGGGCTTCCGTTCCGAGCCGGAGGGGTTGACGGGTTTCGCGCACCTCTTCGAGCACCTGATGTTCCAGGGCAGTGAAAGCCTGGAGAAGCTGGCCCACTTCCGCCATGTGCAGTCGAGCGGCGGGACCTTCAACGGGTCCACCCACCCCGACTACACCGACTACTTCGAGGTGCTGCCTTCGGCGGCGCTCGAACGCGCGCTGTTCCTCGAAGCCGACCGCATGCGCGCGCCGAAGCTGACCGCGGAGAACCTGGCGAACCAGATCGAGGTCGTCAAGGAGGAGATCCGCCTCAACGTGCGCAACCGGCCCTACGGCGGGTTCCCCTGGATCCTCCTGCCGCCGGTGCTGTACTCGACGTTCGCCAACGCTCACGACGGCTACGGCGCGTTCGAGGACCTCGAAGGCGCGACTCTCGACGACTGCGCGGCGTTCTTCGACACCTACTACTCGCCGGCCAACGCGGTGCTCACCGTCGCCGGCGACTTCGTCGTGGAGAACGCGAAAGCGCTGATCCAGAAGCACTTCGGCGACGTGCCGCACCGGCCGGCGCCGAACCGCCCGTCGTTCGCGGAACCGGTGCCGACGACCGAGCTGCACGGCGAGCACGAGGACGCGCACGCGCCGCTGCCCGCGCTCGCCGTGGGCTACCGCATGCCCGATCCCATCAACGACCTCGACGGTTATCTCGCGTACCTCGTGCTCGCCGGCGTCCTCACCGACGGTGACGGCTCCCGGCTGCAGCAGCGCCTCGTGCACCGCGAGCCGCTGGTCGTCGACATCGGCGCCGGCGCCGGGCTGTTCGGCCCGTTCGAGGCGCGCGACCCCGACACGTTCACGATCACCGCGATCCACCCGCCGGACGTGGCGCGCGAGCGCGTGCTGGCCGCCCTCGACGAGGAGCTCGAGAAGCTCGCGTCGACGCCGCCGGACGAGCAGGAGCTGAAGAAGGTGACGGCCCGCTGGGCCGCGAGCCTGCACTCGGAACACGACCGGCTGGTGTCGCGCACGCTGGCGTTCGGCGCGTTCGAGCTGCTGTACGGCGACGCGTCGCTGGTGCACCGGCTGGCCGACCGCATGTCGGCGGTCACCGGTGAAGCCGTGTCGGCCGCGGCGAAGGCGCTGCGCCCGGATGCGCGCGCCGTGCTCGTCGTGAAGCCCGCCAACTCCGAAGGGATGGACGAGCAGTGA
- a CDS encoding DUF58 domain-containing protein — protein sequence MALTGRLGLLALMGALVVGLLFPSTAGVLGVVAVLLVLVAVDVALAGSVRALRFSRSGTTSVRLGEPAEVMLTVTNPGRRTVRGLLRDAWPPSAGAADRHRVVVPAGERRAVTTAMLPTRRGDRRAFRVTVRAVGPLGLAARQGSHEVPWSVRVLPPFHSRKHLPSRLARLQQLDGRSAAMIRGQGTEFDSLREYVVGDDVRSIDWRATARAADVMVRTWRPERDRHVVLVLDTGRVSAGRVGDAPRLDAAMDAALLLAALASRAGDRVDLLAYDRQVRAAVPSSPALLPALVNALAPLEPSLVETDARGMVAEVLRRTRRRALVVLLTGLDPAPLEEGLFPVLTSLTSRHHVIVASVADPRVAEMAAARGDAESVYDAAAAERTLAERASATARLSRRGVDVVDAVPEDLPPALADRYLALKAAGRL from the coding sequence GTGGCGCTCACCGGGCGGCTCGGGCTGCTGGCGCTGATGGGGGCGCTGGTGGTCGGGCTGCTGTTCCCGTCCACCGCCGGCGTGCTCGGTGTCGTCGCGGTGCTGCTTGTGCTGGTGGCCGTCGACGTGGCGCTGGCCGGCAGCGTCCGCGCGTTGCGATTTTCCCGCAGTGGCACCACTTCCGTGCGGCTCGGTGAGCCGGCCGAGGTCATGCTGACCGTCACGAACCCGGGCCGGCGCACCGTGCGAGGGCTGCTGCGCGACGCGTGGCCGCCGAGTGCCGGTGCCGCCGACCGGCACCGCGTGGTCGTCCCGGCGGGGGAGCGGCGCGCCGTCACCACCGCCATGCTCCCCACCCGACGCGGTGACCGGCGGGCGTTCCGCGTGACCGTGCGCGCCGTCGGCCCCCTCGGTTTGGCGGCGCGGCAGGGTTCGCACGAGGTGCCGTGGTCGGTGCGGGTGCTGCCGCCGTTCCACAGCCGCAAGCACCTGCCCTCGCGGCTCGCGCGGCTGCAGCAGCTCGACGGCCGCAGCGCCGCGATGATCCGCGGCCAGGGCACCGAATTCGACTCGCTGCGCGAATACGTCGTGGGCGACGACGTGCGCTCCATCGACTGGCGCGCCACCGCCCGCGCGGCCGACGTGATGGTTCGCACCTGGCGCCCCGAACGCGACCGCCACGTGGTGCTGGTCCTCGACACGGGCCGCGTCTCCGCCGGCCGCGTCGGCGACGCGCCCCGGCTCGACGCGGCCATGGACGCCGCGCTGCTGCTCGCTGCCTTGGCCTCCCGCGCGGGCGACCGCGTCGACCTGCTCGCGTACGACCGCCAGGTGCGGGCCGCGGTCCCGAGCTCACCGGCGTTGCTGCCGGCCTTGGTGAACGCCCTGGCGCCGCTCGAGCCCTCGCTGGTCGAGACTGACGCGCGCGGCATGGTCGCCGAGGTCCTGCGGCGCACCCGCCGCCGCGCTCTCGTGGTCCTGCTGACCGGCCTCGACCCGGCGCCGCTGGAGGAGGGGCTGTTCCCCGTGCTGACGTCGCTGACCTCGCGGCACCACGTCATCGTCGCTTCTGTGGCCGATCCCCGCGTCGCCGAAATGGCTGCTGCCCGCGGCGACGCCGAGTCCGTCTACGACGCGGCCGCGGCGGAACGGACGCTCGCCGAACGGGCTTCCGCCACCGCCCGCCTGTCCCGCCGCGGGGTCGACGTGGTGGACGCCGTACCGGAAGACCTGCCCCCGGCGCTGGCCGACCGCTACCTCGCGCTGAAAGCTGCCGGGCGGCTGTAG
- a CDS encoding stage II sporulation protein M: MDVDVFVAAHGAEWARLGELVRQRKLSGAETDELVTLYQRTATHLSIIRSTAPDPALLARLSALVARARSAVTGSHSPAWREVALFFTRRFPAAVYLSRRWWIPAALVSVALMAVLGVWIAGDDSVRASLIPPDEVKALTAPGGQYETYYSTGPAGSFAAKVWTNNAWVAATCLFLGVALGLPVISALWLNSLNAGIAIGLMSSAGRGDVLLGLLLPHGLLELTAVFIAAGTGLKLGWTVLDPGRRSRSAALAEQGRSVVVIALGLACVLLVSGVIEAFVTPSGWPTWVRIGIGVVVELLFLTYVFTLGRRAARDGELGDLDRRYAGDALPEAG; this comes from the coding sequence GTGGACGTCGACGTCTTCGTGGCGGCGCACGGCGCGGAGTGGGCGCGGCTCGGTGAGCTCGTGCGGCAGCGGAAGCTGTCCGGCGCCGAAACCGACGAGCTCGTGACGCTCTACCAGCGCACGGCCACGCACCTGTCGATCATCCGCTCGACGGCGCCCGACCCGGCGCTGTTGGCCCGGCTGTCGGCGCTCGTGGCGCGGGCCCGGTCCGCGGTGACGGGTTCGCACAGCCCCGCGTGGCGCGAGGTGGCCCTGTTCTTCACCCGCCGGTTCCCGGCCGCCGTCTACCTGAGCCGGCGCTGGTGGATCCCGGCCGCGCTGGTGTCGGTAGCGCTGATGGCAGTGCTCGGCGTGTGGATCGCGGGCGACGACTCGGTGCGCGCTTCGCTGATCCCCCCCGACGAGGTCAAGGCGCTGACAGCCCCCGGCGGCCAGTACGAGACGTACTACTCGACCGGCCCGGCGGGCTCGTTCGCCGCCAAGGTGTGGACGAACAACGCGTGGGTCGCGGCGACGTGCCTGTTCCTCGGCGTCGCGCTCGGGCTGCCCGTGATCAGCGCGCTGTGGCTCAACTCGCTCAACGCCGGCATCGCCATCGGCCTCATGTCCTCGGCCGGGCGCGGCGACGTGCTGCTCGGCCTGCTGCTGCCCCACGGCTTGCTGGAGCTCACGGCCGTCTTCATCGCGGCCGGCACGGGGCTGAAGCTCGGCTGGACCGTGCTCGACCCCGGCCGGCGTTCCCGCAGCGCCGCGCTGGCCGAGCAGGGCCGGTCCGTGGTGGTGATCGCGCTGGGACTGGCGTGCGTGCTGCTGGTGTCGGGTGTGATCGAGGCGTTCGTGACACCGTCGGGCTGGCCGACGTGGGTGCGCATCGGCATCGGTGTGGTCGTCGAACTGCTGTTCCTGACCTACGTCTTCACACTCGGCCGCCGCGCCGCCCGCGACGGCGAACTCGGCGATCTGGATCGGCGCTACGCCGGCGACGCGCTGCCCGAAGCGGGTTAG
- a CDS encoding RDD family protein, with the protein MQEESDLVTGEAVVLDLRVAKLASRGVAMLIDVLVQAAFLLIVVVVVAVASPDLDPALSVALLLTVFVLVVIGYPVLFETLSRGRSLGKLALGLRVVRLDGGPIRFRHALTRALAGFFVDFWALGFLGAVAVIVSLSSSNGRRVGDYLAGTLVIRERVPHSAQAYVAMPPGLEGWAAQLDLSRLPDDLALAARQFLARFQELRPDAAEALGYGLAQQVAHAIGVAVPYGMPAWVFLSAVLAERRNRDQARLAQQVYAGAQAPQPPYQQQPAYHVPSAVTGFQQPWHQPPPSDRQPAPSAHQSSSPPQQRNGAAPAQESRPPEPENPFTPPS; encoded by the coding sequence GTGCAGGAAGAGTCCGATCTCGTCACCGGAGAGGCCGTCGTCCTCGACCTGCGGGTGGCCAAGCTCGCCAGCCGCGGCGTCGCTATGCTGATCGACGTGCTCGTGCAGGCGGCGTTCCTGCTGATCGTCGTGGTGGTCGTCGCCGTCGCTTCGCCCGACCTCGACCCGGCGCTGTCGGTCGCGCTGCTGCTGACGGTGTTCGTGCTCGTAGTGATCGGTTACCCCGTGCTGTTCGAGACGCTCAGCCGCGGCCGCTCGCTCGGCAAGCTCGCGCTCGGCCTGCGCGTGGTCCGGCTCGACGGCGGGCCCATCCGCTTCCGCCACGCTCTCACCCGCGCGCTCGCGGGCTTCTTCGTGGACTTCTGGGCACTGGGCTTCCTCGGCGCGGTGGCCGTGATCGTGTCGCTGAGCTCCTCGAACGGCCGCCGCGTCGGCGACTACCTCGCGGGCACGCTCGTGATCCGCGAACGCGTGCCGCACAGCGCGCAGGCGTACGTCGCGATGCCGCCGGGCCTCGAGGGGTGGGCCGCGCAACTCGACCTGTCCCGGCTGCCCGACGACCTGGCGCTCGCCGCCCGCCAGTTCCTCGCCCGGTTCCAGGAACTGCGGCCCGACGCCGCCGAAGCGCTCGGCTATGGGCTCGCCCAGCAGGTGGCGCACGCGATCGGTGTGGCGGTGCCCTACGGGATGCCGGCGTGGGTGTTCCTGTCGGCGGTGCTGGCCGAACGCCGCAACCGCGACCAGGCCCGGCTCGCGCAGCAGGTGTACGCGGGAGCGCAGGCACCGCAGCCCCCTTACCAGCAGCAACCGGCCTACCACGTGCCGTCGGCGGTGACCGGGTTCCAGCAGCCCTGGCACCAACCGCCGCCCTCGGACCGGCAACCAGCGCCCTCGGCGCACCAGTCGTCCTCGCCGCCGCAGCAGCGCAATGGCGCGGCCCCCGCGCAGGAGAGCCGGCCGCCGGAGCCGGAGAACCCGTTCACCCCGCCGAGCTGA
- a CDS encoding DUF2207 domain-containing protein, whose translation MLRVAVLLALAALVFTATPAQAQDLPVLPQSAEVTLKLQRDGSLSVTEAVSVPAGTTMTRTLPLRTSADDAHDRLLTVRDLSIEGAGSADTTEDQVTFDLRGGTSIVRYTVDGVVGRTLGVEQVTWDVAAGWDTRLELLRATFAAPNLPDALTCLAGPPGSGTPCGAAQLDHSGLTRVSVSKLAPGDRVELTAELPAGTVPANEHLVPASTLAGAFLVTTPVVAAWLALAVLLLAGIALLVVVRRRDRATALPVQLQVDGQFSSPQGVLPGHVGVLLTGRADAVDVAATVLDLCVRNYLWVTDGPALHRRNPPDEQLTAFERAVYVTVVPGESARLAPFTVEADPLADAVRRGWLSRRPAQLARAGIRGCCYGAFLTVVLAFTVGYAQLGLVVLGAGAALVLGASWLPLRTPSGTYLREQLLGLRAVLLAAEPADDLVFARVLPYALALDVPAPARSLQAYWSDAGDDAARTRAFTAALVAAAAGTRHRVGAVPPVEQRAATSA comes from the coding sequence GTGCTTAGGGTCGCCGTCCTCCTCGCGCTCGCGGCGCTCGTCTTCACCGCCACCCCAGCGCAGGCGCAGGACCTGCCCGTGCTGCCGCAGAGCGCCGAGGTCACCCTCAAGCTCCAGCGCGACGGCAGCCTGTCCGTCACCGAGGCCGTGTCGGTCCCGGCCGGCACGACGATGACCCGCACCCTCCCGCTGCGCACGTCCGCCGACGACGCCCACGACCGCCTGCTCACCGTGCGCGACCTGAGCATCGAAGGCGCCGGCAGCGCCGACACCACCGAAGACCAGGTCACCTTCGACCTGCGCGGCGGCACGTCGATCGTGCGCTACACGGTCGACGGAGTGGTCGGGCGCACGCTCGGCGTCGAGCAGGTGACGTGGGACGTCGCCGCCGGCTGGGACACCCGGCTCGAGCTCCTGCGCGCCACCTTCGCGGCGCCGAACCTGCCCGACGCGCTGACCTGCCTGGCCGGCCCGCCCGGCTCCGGCACGCCGTGCGGCGCCGCGCAGCTCGACCACTCGGGGCTCACCCGCGTTTCGGTGTCGAAGCTGGCCCCGGGCGATCGCGTGGAGCTCACCGCGGAGCTGCCCGCCGGCACGGTGCCCGCGAACGAGCACCTGGTGCCCGCGAGCACCCTGGCCGGCGCCTTCCTCGTGACGACCCCGGTCGTGGCTGCGTGGCTCGCCCTGGCGGTGCTGCTGCTCGCCGGGATCGCGCTGCTGGTCGTGGTGCGCCGCCGTGACCGCGCGACCGCGTTGCCCGTGCAGCTCCAGGTGGACGGGCAGTTCTCGTCGCCGCAAGGCGTGCTGCCCGGCCACGTCGGCGTGCTGTTGACCGGTCGCGCCGACGCGGTCGACGTCGCCGCGACCGTGCTCGACCTCTGCGTCCGCAACTACCTCTGGGTCACCGACGGTCCCGCCCTGCACCGCCGCAACCCGCCCGACGAGCAGCTCACCGCGTTCGAACGCGCGGTGTACGTAACGGTCGTGCCGGGGGAATCGGCGCGCCTGGCCCCCTTCACGGTCGAAGCCGACCCGCTCGCCGACGCCGTGCGCCGCGGCTGGCTCTCGCGCCGCCCGGCGCAGCTGGCCCGGGCGGGCATTCGCGGCTGCTGCTACGGCGCGTTTCTCACCGTCGTGCTCGCTTTCACCGTCGGCTACGCCCAGCTCGGCCTCGTCGTGCTGGGCGCCGGAGCCGCGCTCGTCCTGGGCGCGTCGTGGCTGCCGCTGCGGACGCCCAGCGGCACGTACCTGCGCGAACAGCTCCTCGGCCTGCGCGCCGTACTGCTCGCCGCGGAACCCGCCGACGACCTGGTGTTCGCCCGCGTGCTCCCGTACGCGCTCGCGCTGGACGTGCCGGCCCCGGCGCGTTCGCTGCAGGCGTACTGGTCCGACGCCGGCGACGACGCCGCCCGGACCAGGGCGTTCACGGCGGCGCTCGTGGCGGCCGCCGCAGGGACACGACACCGCGTGGGAGCGGTACCACCGGTCGAGCAGCGCGCCGCCACCTCTGCGTAG
- a CDS encoding MoxR family ATPase — translation MSTEQTQAPAEANAARSALIALRAEVGKAVVGNDAAVTGLILALLCRGHVLLEGVPGVAKTLLVRALAAALDLKTTRVQFTPDLMPGDVTGSLVYDAHSGEFSFREGPVFTNLLLADEINRTPPKTQSSLLEAMEERQVSVDGRPRPLPDPFVVIATQNPVEYEGTYPLPEAQLDRFLLKLTMPAPSREDEIGILWRHAQGFDPRDLAAAGLRPVAGAAQLETARQAVARVTIGPEVIGYVVDLCRATRELPAVRLGVSPRGATGLLAVTRAWAWLAGRDYATPDDVKALARPALRHRLDVRPEAELEGVTADGVLDRVLASVPVPR, via the coding sequence TTGAGCACCGAACAGACGCAGGCGCCTGCGGAGGCGAACGCCGCCCGGTCGGCGCTGATCGCCCTGCGCGCCGAGGTCGGCAAGGCCGTGGTGGGCAATGACGCGGCCGTCACCGGGCTCATCCTGGCGCTGCTCTGCCGCGGGCACGTGCTGCTGGAGGGTGTGCCGGGCGTCGCGAAGACGTTGCTGGTGCGGGCTTTGGCGGCGGCGCTGGACTTGAAGACGACGCGCGTGCAGTTCACGCCCGACCTGATGCCCGGCGACGTCACGGGTTCGCTCGTGTACGACGCGCACAGCGGCGAGTTCTCGTTCCGCGAGGGCCCGGTGTTCACGAACCTGCTGCTGGCCGACGAGATCAACCGCACGCCGCCGAAGACGCAGTCGTCGCTGCTGGAGGCGATGGAGGAGCGGCAGGTGTCGGTGGACGGGCGGCCGCGGCCGCTGCCCGACCCGTTCGTGGTGATCGCGACGCAGAACCCGGTGGAGTACGAGGGGACCTACCCGCTGCCGGAGGCGCAGCTCGACCGGTTCCTGCTCAAGCTGACCATGCCGGCACCCTCGCGCGAGGACGAGATCGGCATCCTCTGGCGCCACGCGCAGGGTTTCGACCCGCGCGACCTCGCGGCCGCGGGCCTCCGCCCGGTCGCGGGCGCGGCGCAGCTGGAGACGGCGCGCCAGGCGGTGGCGCGGGTGACCATCGGGCCCGAGGTCATCGGCTACGTCGTGGACCTGTGCCGCGCGACGCGCGAGCTGCCGGCCGTCCGGCTGGGCGTTTCTCCCCGTGGCGCAACGGGTCTGCTCGCTGTGACACGCGCGTGGGCCTGGCTCGCGGGCCGCGACTACGCGACACCGGACGACGTGAAGGCGCTGGCCCGACCGGCGCTCCGGCACCGCCTCGACGTGCGGCCGGAGGCCGAGCTCGAAGGCGTGACGGCCGACGGGGTCCTCGACCGGGTGCTGGCCTCCGTGCCGGTGCCGCGCTGA